In the Telopea speciosissima isolate NSW1024214 ecotype Mountain lineage chromosome 6, Tspe_v1, whole genome shotgun sequence genome, TAAGTTGGGACTACAACTAATTTGCACCCTTGACCATATGAGTTGGCACAGGCCTAATATGCCTCTCTTTCACAAGATAAACATTCCCATTCGCATAGTACCCTGGGAACATCTAGAGGGACTCTATATATTCGGTTCCAAAGTCTTTTCAAGTATGCCCTGTTTATTGGTCTCTGCAACTTGAATTCTTGAATTCGAAGCCAAAAGGCAATCAGATGGGAGACTAGGAGTTGCACCTGTCATAGCCAACTTGAGAGATCAGAACCATGATATTTCTCAGATTGAGATTTCCTCAACATTAATCAGGAGGCTTACAATGCCATAAAATCCTTGAACAGCCAAGGTTTGTCCACTTCACAAATGGCAGCTTAATTCCATTGGAATTCTATAGTTGgtactttttccttttctgtccCCAAGTTAATGTTGAACGATAAGACCAATAGACCATGCATGCAAGGAATGACCTTCGGTTATACAAATCTTATTTATGCAATGTGCTCCTTCTCTGCCACATTTATTATTCCAAAAGCCTCATGCAACTGATAGACCACATTAACCCGTTTTTAGTTTTTAACAGTAGCCTCAAAGCTAATTAGTTGAGTTGGTACCAACCAAAGGCTATGCAATAAAAGAACTAGAGACTCTAGAACAACTGCCCAAGTTGAACACTCGAGGTCCTCAAGGACCATTCATATTATTCTTCCTTGTATGAAGAAATTTTCAAGGATATCAATGCCAATGAGTGGTTTAGAAACCTACACTATACTAACAAAATGACCAATGTTAGATGTTGTTTTTCTTAACATAAGTCCGAGACCAAAATTTGACAGTAACCAGTTGATATCATTTCCACCTAAATGAGGTTGCATTCCTAAAGTCTAAGAATTTCCAATAACGAAAACAGACCAAAAAGAATGAAACTAAACTTCAGTTCTTTCAAATTAAATCTTACTTCTTCGATGCTTGTGCTGTGATCAGTGGACAGCTGCAACGCAGTCAATCTCATTCTTTCAGCATGAGCCTCGTTTGCCAACCTACCCACCTgataaccaccaccaccaccactggaCTCTTCCACAATACCCTCCGTCTCTGCCCCATCATTCCCTCCCCTTTGACTACTACTACTATCAATCGCATGTGGCTGATACTGGGCCACAATTGCACGACTATcacccacattcatcacatacACATCCTCATCTCTCATCAATACAACCAACAAACATGAACCCATTAAAGCCAACTCCGGGTATCGATCAAGAACCTTATCTGTCATCTCCAAGTATGCAGACTCAGTGACCTCAAGAGCTTTTGATATAGCCCTCAAAACAGATTCATGATCAATGGGGCCGACCGTACGTTTCCTGAAACTCCTGCAAGTTCTCTCATCTGCTCTATTCTCAACctcaatcttctctttctcttccaaatCGTATCTCCAAGGGAACAACTCTCTGCTCTGACCACCTTCCCTGCTGCTCTTGGAGAAACCATATCTCAGCTTCGACAACAACAGTGACCTTCTTCTCCTGCCTGTACCGGCATTACTAACCCGTAGGGCATCATCAACGGAGAACGCAAATCGGTTCGATCCAGAAAGGTCAAGCCCATCATCGGCGCTATCTTCTGCAAGAAACTCCCAAAGAGGTTTCCTCACAGCTCCGCTCTTCTGCTCCTGCTGAAACGTCACTCGCTTCACCGACACCTGCGGATCGTTCACCCCCAGCGACGACGGTTGCTGTTCCGGTACCGGTTCAGTCAGTGaaataccaactttgccctcgTCTTCTTGATCGTGTTGTTCTTGCCGAGCTGTAACTATCGAGCGATCCTGGTCGTCATCATTCTTCCAAAACAATCCATGGAGCTCAGTAAAGACAGCACGATAGAGATTACCCATCAAGAATTCCGGCGCATCTGGGCCATTGAAGCCATCATAGATTCCGACGAAGAGCCACCCGTGTTCTTCAGACACCACCACGTGAACCCGATCCTCCCCGGCCTTCCCATGGGCCCACTGTACACTATCATTCTTCCCCTCCAactcaccatcaccaccaccgtaAGCAGCTGTCGTCGCTGCCGCAGCCGATTGTGCCTCTTTCCGTCCGACGAAATTCAGAACGGGTACGACCCAGGGTCTCTTCTTGTCCGAAAAGTTCCGGTAGAAAGCCTTCCGGATATCCGAAATacccttctttctcctcctttttacGTAAAGGCCACCAAGCGGAGCTGAAAAGTGAACCCCGCCGCCGTCGGAGGCGGAGTTCACATCGAGCGGACCGGAAAGCGCACCTCGCTCAATCGGACCGGACATGAAAAACCCCCTGTCGATCGGACCGGAAGCGTCACCACCACCGCGAGGAACTGGCTGAAGAGGAAGAGCAGTGAATGAAGATGTACTCTCAAAGCCATTGACGACGGTGCTGGACCTTGAAGCAGAACCAGCAGAAAAGTCAGTGGCATCTTCATAAATATGATCGTGTTGGAGAACAGTTCTAGGAGCGGAGGTGTTGGCACTGACGGAAGCGCCGGAGATGGACTTGAACAAGGTGGTCTTAGGGTCGTGAGAAGGAGAGAGGcggagagaggaagaaggtgaGAGACGGTCTGAGTGTGAAGGTGAGAGGAAACGAGCAGAGGAAGGAACGTAGCAGAAACTATGGCCTAGGGTTTCGTCGAGGGGCTCTGTGAATAACAAATCCGCTTGGTGGGTTTGGTCGACCGGATTGAGACACGGGAAGAGACACGAAAAACCGCCTCCCATCACATTTGATTCCGTTCCTGGTTTTTCCCCTCCGTGGCGTTATAAGCGGAGAGATCGGAAAAGCTCTGTTTCCCGGCAACTATTCCTATTCCTACTACTAAGTACTACCTACGACaaattattagaaaaaaaatacaaacagaaaaagagagagagagagtgtgtagtagttttggtttggtttgattttatatctcctcgtgtttttttattttattttaatggcGGATTTTGTTAAATGTCACCGACTGTAGTGATGGTTGTACTTGTTGCTGGATAGAGAATGTCCATCGTGTTGACCAATGGGTAATTGGTTGTTTGAAATTGATGGAGAGAATTGTCAGTTTGTGTAAATTAAGAAATGGCGCCAAAAATATGAGGTGGAGGGTTAAAATGGTAAAGTAAAATCCATCGAGATTCTGAAGAGAGAGGGTGAGAAAGAAACAGATTCAGATGCCGAGGTCAGAAAGGGAAAAGGGATTTGTTTATGTTCCAGGCTTTGACTGCTTGTGCCACGTTAGTTGTCCACGtcataaatgaaagaaaattctACCTTTTTATCTTTCATGTGTTTTTCTGACCCTTCTTGATTCTCGAATTGACGAATATGTCCTGAGTAAACGCTTTTTCTTCTCGGATAACGTGGAAAACAAACATTCGgagtccttttctttttcttttcttttactttctaAAGGAAATTGGAAGGACAGGGTGGTGCACTGATAGACCCTATACATCACACGTAGGCTACCACTGCCCTGTTGACtcaggggtgtcaattggtccggttccaGCCCCCAGGGGTCAGAACCAGAATCGGATCAATAAGATAATCGGTTTTCAATTTGATATTCAAgaccattaattaatgggtgggccGGTTTCGATTCCTAAACGGTTCCAAGCAAtccgaaattttttttaaaaaatttcataaaacatGCTACATCTATTTACTAATATTATACTATAATAAGACACTAATTTTAATCACGGGAGAtgtgcttcattttttttctcaaatcacataactagtctatgttacctcttcttttgtattaattaataattaaaaaggtCGTGTCTAGTATGTGTTTGACAGATTGACCGTATTTCACTCCGTGACTTCAAAACTTGTGCAGGACTGATGCCACTGGTTGTACACATGTTTCAATTCAataaatttcttctttatcaaaaaaaaatattaataattaggaacatcatcatcctcataagttaagattattttaaggtatgtgTCTTAAGTAAGCATTCCCAAATAGACCTTTAAATTTACaatcaaatctttggtaaaatagtatataAGACAAGCGATACCAgtcaaaattgaaatatttaaaaaataaacggTTTGACCTTAGCTCTCGTGACCTTGAGTtgtaagaattatataatatataaggtTAGGATGTGAATTTGTTTTGATTCCAATGGTTCCTAATTGGTAGACCTGGAACCTGACCAATAAACTATTGGGTGAGTCAATTTCGATTCCTAGTGGCCCGGCTTCGATCTGGTTCTCGATTCTGGTACAAAATTGATACCCTTACCTATTGTCGTAGTTGCAtatttatttgggaaagggTTTCTAAAAGGCATTGTAGTAATATTCTTCCCTATTTATATTTAGTGTTAAAATATCCATCAATCTCTTTCTATATAAAAAATTTCAGACATACGAATTTtgatataaaaatcaaaatatgatTGAAAATGAGTATTACAAATCACGGAATATAATATAAGATGATTGAATTCAAccatgaaatttgacatgtgagcaatTAAGGGTgatctatcaaaacaaaagtTCATAGTGGTCGTATGGACCCTCCATGTGGCTAAATCACAAACGCGTATGTTGCCTTCCTTCACAATACTAGTTTTTAATGGTATTTTTTGACTTTTTGAGGATTATTTTtttgatcttttattttttccatttttaggtGTGATGGATTTGAAACAGCATGTGCCTCTGTTTTATTTTCCCTCTTGTATTATTAAGAAGTCTATTggtggttttttgttttttttttttttttttgttgtaaatcaTGCTAACCATTTTTGTccattcaaaaaaatattattagatACTTTTGGCTGTAGTTGGAAAATTGGGTTTTGGCTTTGGCAAGTCGTCCGAGTTgagtcaaattttttgaaaacatgGTCAAAAATCGTGTAGACTAAGTCAGGGTAAAAAATGATAAGGTTGGGTTATAAATCGTccaagtcaaataagactcaatGTTTTTACCAGAGTCATGACAAGCTCGACAAGTttagtcatttaaaaaaaaaaaattcataaagcTGGTTCACTTGGAAATTAAAGTTGACTAAAATACTAAATATGTATTCCAAAACAgtaagaaaccctaaattcttcGACTCCcatctcttgttcaatggtataaactcataatgcattgatatgtgattctttgttttatctggtttttcccatatttttctgatttatttatttactaatTTATGcatatttattgtttttttaataaaataaaaaattgatttccCAACTATTTTCAGCATGTAATTGACCAACAAATGAAAATTAAGTTACATAATTAGCAACATGTCCACATGATGTAACTTCTAAGAACTAATTGAGATTATATatgatgaaaataaaactaaccaTAATTCAGCTTTTTCTCTCATAGGCAACAAAAGACTTGTGTTGGGCTGTTCAATACCCTAAATTCTCCCctcaaaaaaaggagaaaacatCAGGTAAGTCTACTGGCGACTTCAAATCTGTGCCTAATTATGCTTCAAAGTTCAATTCAAATTAATGGAATCGAAATCCCTAATCTACAATCACAACTATTCAATTTGCCTCAATGTTTTTTCAACCATTTGAACCAACAAAATCACTTTATTCAATTTATTAAAATGCTTCAAAATAACTAAGTTGGAACTAGTGCAAAACCTTGAAACATAAACATCCACATTCTCACCTTGTTCAACCATTGAAATATTTTCTACTTGGGGTAAAAGTTCAATGCATGTGTAGCATAATAGGAAATGAATTGGAATTAGCACAATTGAAACATAAATGTTAAATTCGGTCCAATGTCTTTAATCATATATCACAACACACAATCACTTTATTCAATTCATTGAATTTGCTTTCAAATGAGGCAAAAGTTTAAATACAAAAACCTTCATGCCAAACACTTTGAATCACGACCATGCAATTTAATATGGTACAAACATACCACTTTATTTAATGGGTTTATCTTGTCCCACTAAAATGGTGAAATGAGAAGTTGCAACCCTTTTTGTATTGCTTCTTGTCGTATtcctaaaaattatttaatgcatgatttctttttcgattaaaaaagattatatattttttttagggaaaaagatctctgtctaggagtgtggcctacgccatcactcccatgagtctatctctttcctccccatgtgaaaagacacatctgcccccttgttttaaagaggagagagatagacacatgggagtgctgacgtaggccacactcccggacagaaatctgcttcctttttttttattagacatgtgaaatgacaatatttaccctcattaaaaaatatgttatattaaaaggacaaaaaaaaacaaggttattttctttttcttttttaaatcatCAACcttagttacaacaagatttttcttATTTAATATTGGGATTGAGTTATTTGTCCTGAAGCATAGCGTACGCCATGCAACACTCGAATCACAATCTAGTTCACTATTTTTCTATGTTGGTCCTTCTCTATCTtttttaggagaaagtttttctttacCACGTCATCCTATGATTCACAAACCCTTATAGCGTTTTAGCTTTTTCCCAAAACCCTCTTACACACATCTGAAGCCCTACGGTGAATGGAATCCTATTCACGATGGcttaatgaaattttatttttttttgttttttagggaagcagtttttttgtccggaagtgtggcctacaccagcattcCTATatgtccatctctctcctccttaaaacaagggggcaaaactatttttttcatatgagaaggagagagatagactcatgaaaGTACTGACGTAGGCTGATAGGCCACACTTCCGGACAGAGTTATTTTCCCCCTTGGTTTTGTCTCTCTCCCAATCGTTTCCCAAACCTTTTCTAGATTTCATTATgatatttgattttcttacaacCAAATCAGGTGCAATTTCATCTTTAAcaaagatttttcttttcttggcttccaaacataacCTTTTATGTTTGAAAGccaataaaaggaaagaaaagccTGAGACGTCAACAATTGGTGGCAACTAGCAAGACAAGGAATGGATTTTCTCGTAATTTGGAGAAAAGCCTGAGTGGCTGTCAGGAATGACGGCCCTAGTCCAACCGCTACAATAGGATACGAAATCCTACGTGTGACGACAAGATCGAAGCGAATTCAGGGGAAGGATACTCGGGCGGTGTAGCTAGGGCAAATCAGAACATAAAGGACGACTTGTACGTAGCTGAGCAGTCAAACTGTAAAAATTTAAAAGGCACGCCATTCCTTTTGTTCTTATCACCATTCCTTTTGGGTAGTAAGTTTTGACCAATTATTATTGTAAAAAAATGAATTCTgaggaagcgaggtctcgtgatcaaaccttcatTGCTGCATAATTTTTTGGGGCCACCTGTTTGAGGTTCACTAGGATCCAAAAGCTCCAGGTTCATGCGTGGTACGGGAGTCATGTACGAGCCTAGGGGGGATTTGGTCgacctaaagtcggatacccatcctgtctccaaaaaaaaaactctgtttgATCGCGTGGTTGCTGCGcccaaagagaaaaatagaaaaacaaaaacaaaaaatttggtTTTCTTGAACACTTTTCCCACTCAGGTCAAACAGTAATCCACctttaattattaataattaaataagggaaaaaaataagtaaTTAGAAAGGAAGAATTTGGGGAGAGACAGCAAGAGGACTGTAAGTCAAAGAGTTGTTGGTGGCGCGAATTCTCGGAGCAAAACGACAAAAGTATGTATTTGCCAATGGTGAAACTCTGAGGTGTCACATGCAATGCAATACGTGTGAGGATGTCCCACTCCtaacctaaaattttattaatcaaaaaaggaaaaaaacatatCTCTAAGCTTTTCCTGCTTTATACGACActaatctctttttctttttttccttgtcACCTTTCTATTGTATCTTATTAATTACTACATGTTCCGATTAAGGTTTTAAGTCTTTAgcattattttaaaaaataattaatatttatgatatatgaagtggagaggtgcatctgaAGTATTATGTGATCAACGAATCCCTTTAAAACTTGAGGAAAAATTTATAAGAGAGTTATAAgatggctatgatgtatgacGCAAAATGTTAGGCTGTTaaaaagcatcatatagataagctaaatgtagtggagatgatgatgttgaaaTGGATGAGTGTCAAAATCAGGAATGATAATATTAAAATTGGTTTGAGAGGTGccccgattcaagataagctacaagaaaatCGTTTGaagtggcatgaccatgttcaatagaggcctttagatgctccaaTTCGAATGAGTGATCTGATTCGAATTGAAGATTCTAAAACTGTTAGGGGCTGGCCTAAAACGGCCTTAGGAGAAGTGCTGAGGCACGGCATGCATAGTTTATGTCTTGTTTCAAGTATAACATCAAATAGAACatattggagggtaaggatccacgTAGCCGACCtcaattagtttgtttaaatctgatttgttattgttgttccttttcttttcttttatctttattaTTCTTTCTTCACTAGAATCCATGTAACTAACCCCATTAATTTGGGATAAgactcattttcttttttattatctttattattttgtctttgttaggatccatgtagtcgaccccattaacTTGAGATAAGGCTTGAATTATTGTTGTTGATTAATATTTATGATATgtcattgtttttgttttgttttttttttttttaatgcaaataAAGACGCAaatggtgaaagaaaaaaaagatcaatTAGGGCCAACTCAGCCCAACTCGACCTGATCAGGGTAAATCAAGGTCAAACTGGGCTAGGatggctgagatatctcagctcGACCTCAAGGCCGAGTTGGGCTTGGACTAAGCTAACAGGACTCTGGGTtgactggggttttaaaaaacctggcTCTATTTCACCCTTAATTCAATCCATATCTGTAATTGATGTGCTTCCCCCATCTAGAACATGAGTCCTcaaaataagggttttttatgtcTTTCGTATTGAAGGAATCCACCATGTCACACCAATTATGATGTGAAAAATGATTTCATCAATAGAAGGTTCATATGATTCGAGATTAGAGAGAATGTCAATGTATAACTCACATGGTCATATTATAAAAGAACATGAGAAAGCATCTCACACTACCTGAATGAGGTTctattgttttaatttaatttttaaaagaagATTTACATTCAATTAAATCCCCACACCAAATTAAGAGGGGGCTCAAGAGACATTTTACATGTTTCCTCAATAAAAGAATCCTCGTAAATCATGAATGAAGAGTGTCAAGAGAATAGAGAATGTGATAGTTATTTTTCTCATTTAAACCCCCTCCTTTGATATTAATCAATCATTTATCAATCCACCATTATTATCacttgatttgatttttgattgGAATCTCGATGCAATTCTAATTCTAATGAACTTTGTCGTTTTTAGTGGGAAAGACAGAGTGGATGAGGATGAGTGGGGTCCAGACTGCATCAGCAGTCAACGGACGGATGAGAATCCAGATATGGCCCCCACTAAAAAATGTGAATACGACGACTATTAGGATATATACTGTCAACATCAATGTTGGAATTCTCTCgctctatttttttgtttcccattAAATTAGTCAATGGTGCCGTGTTTCCACACACCACGGTTTTAGATAATTTCCTGCGTTCCGATGGACAGCCTACGTACAAAAAAGGCCATCACATCATACAGAATTTCAAAAGTGGGTCCCACTTCCCAACACTTTGCATCTCGGCTGTAGCTTTTGGCATCTAATAAGTGAGACGAATTGATGTTATGCTACAAAACACTTGTAGCTTTTAAGTACTTTCTCACCATCCGATCAATCAATTAGTCCCATGTAGATATCTAAAACGGATGATCGTAATCCTTAGATCCCCAATGGTGGCTTTGGCATCTTAGTGGGCCCAATCGATGATAACGTACAGCAGCATATGAAGTGTAAAAGACCAGACAATGTTGTTATTGACACTTTAGCTAGGAAGTCCGTCTCCATGGCGAGTAGGAGGTATCACTTGACTTTCAATTCACAgtttaaaaaattgggaatCAGATCAGCGAATCAGTcaatttggattgaaattgaTCATGATCGATCCTCACTCTATTCAAGCCAATAAGTCCATTCTTGTCAAGAAACCCTAGAATAGGTGAGCTCTTAGATTCAAGAGCTGATTCTAAGATCATTGGGATGGGATCGATTCGCGGCCAATTCGATTTTAAAATGTTGCTCTCAATGGCTTCATTAGGTATGTACTTTTGAAACTTCgatcatctctctctcacacacacccAGAGTAAAACAATTCTAAAAAAGACCAAGATTACATGTACGACAATGTACATAATCAGGCTTTACAAATTGTTGGATAAAATGTGAGGAGCAAGAGTGTAATTATACAtctccatccaacggttgaaatgACCCCATATATATACACGGCTGTGTGTATAacattttgaaacaaaaaaatattgagGCTTTGAGGAGGGAGAAAATTAGGGACAACACAGTCTGCTCTACCTTGC is a window encoding:
- the LOC122664620 gene encoding protein phosphatase 2C 29-like, encoding MGGGFSCLFPCLNPVDQTHQADLLFTEPLDETLGHSFCYVPSSARFLSPSHSDRLSPSSSLRLSPSHDPKTTLFKSISGASVSANTSAPRTVLQHDHIYEDATDFSAGSASRSSTVVNGFESTSSFTALPLQPVPRGGGDASGPIDRGFFMSGPIERGALSGPLDVNSASDGGGVHFSAPLGGLYVKRRRKKGISDIRKAFYRNFSDKKRPWVVPVLNFVGRKEAQSAAAATTAAYGGGDGELEGKNDSVQWAHGKAGEDRVHVVVSEEHGWLFVGIYDGFNGPDAPEFLMGNLYRAVFTELHGLFWKNDDDQDRSIVTARQEQHDQEDEGKVGISLTEPVPEQQPSSLGVNDPQVSVKRVTFQQEQKSGAVRKPLWEFLAEDSADDGLDLSGSNRFAFSVDDALRVSNAGTGRRRRSLLLSKLRYGFSKSSREGGQSRELFPWRYDLEEKEKIEVENRADERTCRSFRKRTVGPIDHESVLRAISKALEVTESAYLEMTDKVLDRYPELALMGSCLLVVLMRDEDVYVMNVGDSRAIVAQYQPHAIDSSSSQRGGNDGAETEGIVEESSGGGGGYQVGRLANEAHAERMRLTALQLSTDHSTSIEEEVLRIKEEHPDDSQCIVNDRVKGRLKVTRAFGAGFLKQPKLNSALLEIFRNDYIGSAPYISCCPSLRHHKLGASDQFLVLSSDGLYQYFTNEEVVSHVEGFMERFPDGDPAQHLIEELLYRAAKKAGMDFHELLDIPQGDRRKYHDDVTVMVISLEGRIWKSSGKYL